The Anaerolineae bacterium genome window below encodes:
- a CDS encoding NADH-quinone oxidoreductase subunit M translates to MTMTLTDIPLLSLITFLPLAGAIILLVLPRQGRAPWYWALAVTTATFLLSLLLFFGWRIGEPGYQFLELRPWAPELGLSYILGVDGISLFLVLLTTFLGPIVILSSWNSITERTTLYLFLMLLLETGMLGVFLALDLVLFYLFWEATLIPMYFVIGIWGGPRRVYAAIKFFLYTMAGSALMLVAILVLRYATGTFDLTEMLAKGPLDVNLQRWLFLAFALAFAIKVPLFPFHTWLPDAHVEAPTAGSVILAGILLKMGTYGYVRFALPLFPAAVQSLAGLFIALAVIGILYGGMVALRQRDFKSLVAYSSVAHLGFVVLGIFALTPQGISGAVLQMVNHGLSTGALFLLVGMLYERRHTRLLSDFGGVWAVMPVYGAFLLLTVLSSAGLPGLNGFVGEFSILVGAFQASRGAAVLAAAGVIVAAWYLLHAFREVMQGPLDKPENKRLTDLVKREVLILVPITVLYFVIGLFPNLFFDRINPSVIATQQYVVQAATASQVQHLLSPVTLSQR, encoded by the coding sequence ATGACCATGACACTGACCGATATACCTTTGTTGAGCCTGATCACCTTTCTGCCTTTAGCGGGAGCCATTATCTTGCTGGTGCTCCCTAGACAAGGACGTGCGCCCTGGTATTGGGCACTGGCGGTCACTACGGCTACGTTTCTCCTCTCGCTGCTGCTGTTCTTTGGCTGGCGGATAGGCGAGCCGGGTTACCAGTTCCTGGAATTGCGGCCATGGGCTCCGGAATTGGGTCTAAGCTACATCTTGGGTGTGGACGGCATTAGCCTGTTCTTGGTTTTACTGACAACCTTCCTTGGCCCCATTGTCATCCTATCCTCTTGGAACAGCATCACCGAGCGGACGACGCTTTATCTGTTTTTGATGCTGCTGTTAGAGACAGGGATGCTGGGGGTATTCTTGGCCCTGGATCTAGTGCTCTTCTATCTCTTCTGGGAGGCTACGCTCATCCCAATGTATTTTGTTATCGGCATCTGGGGCGGACCCCGGCGAGTGTATGCGGCTATCAAGTTCTTCCTATACACGATGGCTGGCAGCGCGCTGATGTTGGTGGCCATCCTGGTGCTGCGTTATGCTACAGGCACGTTTGACCTGACGGAGATGCTGGCCAAGGGGCCACTGGACGTGAATCTGCAGCGATGGCTTTTCCTGGCATTTGCTCTGGCCTTCGCCATCAAGGTGCCGCTCTTCCCATTTCACACCTGGCTGCCTGATGCCCATGTAGAGGCGCCCACGGCCGGCTCGGTGATCCTGGCTGGCATCCTGCTGAAGATGGGCACTTATGGCTATGTGCGTTTCGCCCTGCCGCTATTTCCGGCGGCTGTACAGAGCCTGGCCGGGCTCTTTATCGCTTTAGCGGTTATCGGTATCCTCTATGGTGGGATGGTCGCGCTGCGCCAGCGAGATTTTAAAAGCCTGGTTGCGTATTCCTCAGTGGCTCACTTAGGGTTCGTCGTGCTGGGCATCTTCGCCTTGACGCCCCAGGGCATCAGCGGGGCTGTGTTACAGATGGTGAATCACGGCTTGAGCACAGGGGCGTTGTTCCTACTGGTGGGCATGCTCTACGAGCGTCGGCACACGCGCCTGCTCTCGGATTTCGGGGGCGTGTGGGCGGTCATGCCGGTATATGGCGCGTTCCTGCTATTGACGGTGCTGAGCTCGGCCGGGCTGCCGGGATTGAACGGCTTCGTGGGGGAGTTTAGCATCTTAGTGGGAGCTTTTCAGGCGAGTCGCGGGGCTGCTGTGCTGGCGGCAGCCGGCGTGATCGTGGCTGCCTGGTACCTGCTCCATGCTTTCCGAGAGGTGATGCAGGGGCCCCTGGATAAGCCGGAGAACAAACGCCTGACCGATCTGGTTAAACGCGAGGTGTTGATTTTGGTGCCCATCACCGTCCTCTATTTCGTCATCGGGCTGTTCCCGAACCTATTTTTCGATCGGATCAACCCGTCCGTGATAGCGACTCAGCAGTATGTTGTTCAGGCTGCCACGGCGAGCCAAGTGCAGCACTTGCTCTCTCCGGTAACCCTGTCGCA
- a CDS encoding NADH-quinone oxidoreductase subunit J, whose amino-acid sequence MEWLLFALFALAAIAGGVGVVLSRNAVHSALFLLLNFASMALLYLLLGAQFLAMAQILVYAGAIVVLFIFVVMLVGREAVTDVMIRGRLMLSLLAIVLAGLFLGGSAYALVSENQGAPVGAQDYGSVQSVGSMLYTRYLLPFEMVSVLLLAAMIGAIVLARRIKPPLGRPEE is encoded by the coding sequence ATGGAGTGGCTGTTGTTTGCGCTCTTTGCGCTGGCAGCGATAGCTGGCGGAGTGGGAGTGGTGCTTAGCCGCAACGCGGTACATAGCGCCCTTTTCCTGCTCCTGAACTTCGCGTCCATGGCCCTGCTCTATCTGTTGTTGGGCGCGCAATTCTTGGCGATGGCGCAGATTTTGGTATATGCTGGTGCCATCGTGGTGTTGTTCATTTTTGTGGTGATGTTAGTGGGCCGTGAGGCAGTGACCGACGTGATGATACGCGGTCGGCTCATGCTGTCGTTGCTGGCTATCGTACTGGCTGGGCTCTTTCTGGGCGGCAGTGCCTACGCGCTCGTCTCCGAGAATCAAGGGGCCCCGGTCGGCGCGCAAGATTATGGCAGTGTCCAGAGCGTAGGGAGCATGCTGTACACGCGCTATTTGTTGCCCTTTGAGATGGTGTCCGTGTTGTTGCTGGCGGCGATGATCGGCGCGATCGTGCTGGCTCGCCGAATCAAGCCACCATTGGGCCGGCCGGAGGAGTGA
- the nuoI gene encoding NADH-quinone oxidoreductase subunit NuoI produces MAIKEFIEGTREIAKAMAITLKHLATPPVTVESPDQPIMVYPRFRGRHQLRRYDNGLERCIGCQLCEAACPTGAIYIEAAENDPNNPVSPGDRYAKVYEINLLRCIFCGDCEEACPVEAIVLGHEYALANYHRRDFILTKEQLLNPPEPNVIIRPEE; encoded by the coding sequence ATGGCTATTAAGGAGTTTATCGAGGGAACACGTGAGATCGCAAAGGCGATGGCGATTACGTTAAAGCATCTGGCGACGCCGCCAGTCACAGTGGAGTCGCCGGATCAGCCAATTATGGTCTACCCGCGGTTCCGCGGACGACATCAGTTGCGGCGATATGATAATGGGTTGGAGCGATGCATTGGTTGCCAGTTGTGTGAGGCTGCCTGCCCGACAGGCGCGATCTACATAGAGGCAGCGGAGAACGATCCGAACAACCCCGTTTCGCCCGGCGATCGCTACGCCAAAGTGTATGAGATTAACTTACTCCGCTGTATCTTCTGCGGTGACTGCGAGGAGGCTTGTCCAGTGGAAGCGATCGTGTTGGGACACGAATACGCGCTGGCTAATTACCATCGGCGAGATTTCATCCTGACGAAGGAACAGCTCCTAAATCCGCCGGAGCCCAATGTGATCATCCGACCGGAGGAATGA
- the nuoL gene encoding NADH-quinone oxidoreductase subunit L, whose product MIAYAWLLLAFPALGMILNLALGRRWGKNVTGVVASGAVLLSFLVAMALFVALNGLPAEERSLEQVLWRWIAIEQFQVDIGLLIDPLSVFMALVVTGVGFLIHVYSIGYMWKDERYVRYFVYLNLFVLMMLTLVMANNFVQMFIGWEGVGLASYLLIGFWFFKPSAADAGKKAFLVNRIGDVGFILATLLVFVLSGQVNFRRLFQPEHLQVLQGSATAIGLLLLLAATGKSAQIPLYVWLPDAMEGPTPVSALIHAATMVTAGVYMVARMSPIYSLTPTAMSWVATIGVLTALLAATIALAQTDIKRILAYSTISQLGYMFLGVGVGAFTAGLFHLYTHAFFKALLFLGAGSVMHALRGELDIRKMGGLRDKLPTTYRAFVVGAAALAGFPLLSGFFSKDEILLGAWERSPILWLIGIATAFLTATYAFRVVFIAFWGRPRDRKLYEGAHEAPRVMTIPLMILAVGAAIGGVVGLPGLSWLHEWLSPVFEGVAHEAKPGVIAWVLMLISAAVALGGIYFAYRAFVTNPGLAAELRRRLGVLDIVVQRQYYVDELYMAAVVNPIKAMGDWLAVAFDQRGIDGVVNGIASAAGWIGERVRRVQTGLVGTYALTLLLGVVLVMAYFVWIAR is encoded by the coding sequence ATGATTGCGTATGCCTGGCTGTTGCTGGCTTTTCCGGCATTGGGGATGATACTGAACTTGGCCCTGGGGCGGCGATGGGGGAAAAATGTCACTGGAGTGGTGGCTTCGGGAGCGGTTTTGCTCTCTTTCCTGGTGGCTATGGCGCTCTTTGTGGCACTCAATGGCCTACCGGCGGAGGAGCGCTCGCTGGAACAGGTGTTATGGCGATGGATCGCCATTGAGCAATTTCAAGTGGACATCGGCTTGCTGATAGACCCACTGTCCGTCTTCATGGCGCTGGTGGTCACCGGCGTGGGCTTTCTTATCCACGTGTACTCTATCGGCTACATGTGGAAGGACGAGCGATATGTGCGCTACTTCGTGTACCTTAATCTGTTCGTCCTCATGATGCTCACGCTGGTCATGGCCAACAACTTCGTGCAGATGTTCATCGGCTGGGAGGGGGTGGGCCTGGCCTCGTATCTGCTGATCGGCTTCTGGTTCTTCAAGCCGAGCGCTGCGGATGCGGGCAAGAAGGCCTTTCTGGTCAACCGCATCGGCGATGTGGGTTTTATCCTGGCCACATTGCTGGTCTTTGTGTTGAGTGGGCAGGTAAACTTCCGTAGGCTGTTCCAGCCCGAGCATTTGCAGGTGTTGCAGGGAAGCGCAACGGCCATCGGGCTTCTGCTCTTGTTAGCCGCGACGGGCAAGTCTGCGCAGATCCCTTTGTACGTATGGCTGCCTGACGCAATGGAAGGCCCTACGCCGGTCAGCGCTCTCATCCATGCCGCGACGATGGTCACGGCCGGCGTGTATATGGTCGCCCGGATGTCGCCGATCTATTCGCTCACGCCCACTGCCATGAGCTGGGTGGCGACGATCGGGGTGCTCACGGCCCTCTTGGCGGCCACCATCGCCCTGGCCCAGACGGACATCAAACGCATCCTGGCTTATTCCACCATCTCACAGTTGGGGTACATGTTCCTGGGCGTGGGTGTGGGGGCTTTTACGGCCGGCCTCTTTCACCTGTACACCCACGCGTTCTTTAAGGCACTGTTGTTCCTAGGTGCGGGGAGCGTGATGCACGCGTTGCGCGGGGAGTTGGACATCCGTAAGATGGGCGGGCTGCGGGACAAACTACCCACGACATACAGGGCTTTCGTAGTGGGCGCGGCGGCGCTGGCCGGATTTCCGCTCCTCTCTGGATTCTTCTCGAAGGATGAGATCTTGCTGGGGGCATGGGAACGCTCCCCGATCCTGTGGTTGATTGGCATTGCCACGGCGTTTTTGACGGCCACGTATGCGTTCCGGGTGGTGTTTATCGCCTTCTGGGGGCGCCCCCGTGACCGCAAGTTGTATGAGGGAGCTCATGAGGCGCCGCGCGTGATGACGATCCCACTGATGATCCTAGCTGTAGGCGCAGCGATCGGTGGGGTCGTTGGGCTGCCTGGGCTTTCATGGCTGCACGAGTGGCTTTCGCCCGTCTTCGAGGGCGTGGCTCACGAAGCGAAGCCGGGAGTGATCGCCTGGGTGTTGATGCTCATCTCGGCAGCGGTAGCATTGGGAGGCATCTATTTTGCGTATCGAGCGTTTGTGACCAACCCAGGCTTGGCGGCTGAACTCCGACGTCGGCTGGGCGTGCTGGACATAGTGGTGCAGCGACAGTATTACGTGGACGAGTTGTACATGGCGGCAGTAGTGAATCCGATAAAGGCTATGGGGGATTGGCTGGCGGTGGCCTTCGATCAGCGGGGCATTGACGGGGTGGTGAATGGCATCGCCTCGGCCGCCGGGTGGATTGGTGAGCGCGTGCGCCGAGTGCAGACAGGATTGGTGGGCACATATGCCCTCACGCTGCTCCTCGGGGTAGTGCTAGTGATGGCGTATTTCGTATGGATCGCCCGTTAG
- the nuoK gene encoding NADH-quinone oxidoreductase subunit NuoK, whose protein sequence is MVPTLWYLMLAGVIFVIGVLGVLVRRNALIVFMCIEMMMNAVNLTFVALSRQFGTLDGQVFVFMIMAVAAAEVAIGLAIILAIIRHRDTLNVDRIQLLKW, encoded by the coding sequence ATGGTGCCCACGCTATGGTATCTGATGTTGGCTGGCGTGATCTTCGTCATCGGCGTGCTGGGAGTGCTGGTGCGGCGAAACGCGCTCATTGTCTTCATGTGCATCGAGATGATGATGAACGCGGTGAATCTGACATTTGTGGCGTTATCGCGTCAATTCGGCACGTTAGATGGACAGGTGTTCGTCTTTATGATCATGGCTGTGGCCGCAGCGGAGGTCGCGATCGGCCTGGCAATCATCTTAGCTATTATCCGGCATCGGGACACGCTGAACGTAGATCGCATTCAGCTACTGAAGTGGTAA